Within Sphingobium sp. SCG-1, the genomic segment GTCCGACCGTGGCGGGTCGTCGGAACATGGTTTTAATCCCAACGCCGGCGCGCCGTTCGCGGTGTCCCTCAACCCGTTCCTGTCGCCAGTCGGCTTACCCTGTCAGGCGCCACCATGGGGCTATGTCGCCGGGATGGACCTTGTGACCGGCAAAGTGGTTTGGCGTCACAAGAATGGCACCATTCGAGACGAAACGCCCTTGCCGATGCCGTTCAAGCTCGGGGTGCCGACGCTCGGCGGCCCTATGATGACGGCTGGCGGCGTAGCCTTCATGAGTTCGACGCTCGACTATTACTTGCGTGCGTACGACGTGACGTCCGGAAAGGTGCTATGGCGGGCGAGGCTTCCCGCCGGCGCACAGGCAACGCCGATGACGTATCGGTCTCCCAAGAGCGGGCGGCAGTTCGTTGTCGTGGTTGCGGGTGGACATGGCTCACTGGGCACCAAGCTGGGCGACTCCATTATCGCCTATGCCCTTCCTCGTTCCTGATGTTCTTGAGGTGCCCCAAGATCACGGACCAAGAAACTATTGAGGAACAAAAGGTTTCGAACTGCGTCTCTACGTCTGAAGCCGGCGAGTATGTGAAAGCATACCGTTGGAGAGGGGCGTTCTTGAAATCATGCAGTTGCGCGTAACGGGATTGAAGATCTGGGCCTTGGCGGCTTCGGTAAGCATTGCTGCGATCGCTAGTGCTCAGGAACAACCTGCGCCCGCTACGCCGCCCGCCGACGTTATCATCGACGATCAGTCCTTCAACGCGCAGCTGCCCCCGCTCGGCGAGGATTTGAACGCGCCATTACCGAGCATCGACACTTATCTGGATAATGATGCGGCGACCGCACCGAGCGCAGTGACGCAATTGCCTCCTGCACAAGATCCTAAGACAGAGGCGGAACTCGCGCAGCCTCTGGTTCCGCTGAACAATGTCGACGTGCAACCTGTGGAAGTCGCCCGCGACGACGATGCACAAAAACCTGCTGAAGTGCGTTACAGCTTCACGGTGCAGGGACTTGACGAGGTCGGCCTGGACGACCGCTTCAAGGAACTATCCGCTTTGCAGGACGGCAAGGGCAAGGCGGATACTGCCGCCATGATCCAGGCGCGAGCGAGGGAGGACGAGGCTCTCGCCGTCCGCCTGCTGAAGTCTGAAGGTTATTACGATGCCACCGCCCTTGCCTCACTGGATAGGGGTTCGGGTGAGAATGCGGGACTGGTGGCCGTCCTGACCGTCACGCCGGGCAAACAGTATAAGCTGGGCGAGATTGTGGTGACTGCGCCGCCAACCACGCCCCCCGATCTCATCCGCAAGAACCTGCCGCTGAATACCGGCGACCCCATCATCTCGGAACGTATCGAGGCGGCGGAGGCCAATGTGGCGCTGGAACTGCCGCGCAATGGCTATCCGTTTGTCGACATCGGTCAGCGCGACATCGTGCTGGACGGCGCCAGTGTGACGGGTGACTATACCCTTCCGGTCGAGACCGGACCGCGCAGCCGGTTTCGGGGCATAACGACCAGCGGCAAGCCGGCGTTTGGCGCCGATCATATCGCGGTGCTGGCGCGCTTCGACCGTGATGACCTTTACGATAGCCGCCAGGTCGATGATTTGCGTCGCGCGCTCACCGCGACGAGCCTTTTCTCCAGCGTGTCGGTAGAACCGGTGCGCACTGGCGAGATCGCAGCCGACGGCACTGAATATGTCGATATGCAGGTGGAGCAGGACGCCGGACCGGCGCGGACGCTTGCCGGCGATGCCGGGTACGGGACGGGTCAGGGTTTCCGCGCCGAAGCGACATGGACGCATCGCAACCTGTTTCCGCCCGAAGGCGCGCTCATCCTGAACGCCGTTGGCGGCACGCAGGAGCAAGGCGTCGGCGCAACGTTCCGCCGGTCCAATGCAGGCCGCCGTGACCGCACCGTGCAAGCTTCCATCTCCGCTAACCATCAGGATTACGCCGCCTATGAAGCGTTCACTGCGACGCTGGCCGGAAGCATCTCGCGGGTATCCACGCCGATCTTCCAGAAGCGCTGGACATGGTCCTATGGATTTGAAGTGCTCGCATCGAATGAAAAGACGCTGAATCTGGCTACAGGCGACAGCTCCCGGCTAACATACTTCATCGGCGCTCTGCCGGGTCAGTTGGGGTATGATCTCTCCGACGATCTGCTTAACCCGACCAAGGGAATGCGCGCCACCATTCGGGTTTCGCCCGAGGCTTCGCTGCAAGGGAATGTGTCTCCCTATGTCCGCGCGTCGTTCGACCTGTCGGGCTATTACCCGGTTTCGGACAGCCTCGTCATCGCGGCGCGGACCCGGCTTGGTACGATCAGCGGCACTTCGCTCGACAATGTCGCGCCGTCCCGCAGGATATACGCGGGCGGCGGCGGATCGGTGCGCGGGTTCGGATTTCAGGAACTGGGACCAAAGGACGCGAACAATGATCCGGTCGGCGGACGTTCGGTGAACGAGTTCGCTGTCGAGGCGCGCTATCGGTTCGGGAACTTCGGGATCGTGCCGTTCCTTGATGCGGGCCAGGTCTATAACGGCTCCATACCCAAATTCTCGGACATCCGGTTCGGGGCGGGTATCGGCGGTCGCTTCTATACCAATTTCGGACCGTTTCGCGCAGACGTCGCCATGCCGCTCAATCGGCAACCCGGCGAATCAAAGGTCGCCGTGTATATCGGCATCGGACAGGCATTTTGATGGCCGAGGAGCAAACCGCCACAGTCGCCCGTCGCCCGGCATGGCAGCGCATAGCCCTCTGGGTGGGCGGAGTCGTCCTCGCGCTGATCCTGCTGATCGCGGTTCTACTCGTCGGCCTCAACACCTCACCGGGCAAGCGCTTCCTGGTCAAGCAGATCGCGGCGCTGCAACTCGAATCCGGTATGCGGATCGGGATCGGGCGGATCGATGGGTCGATCTACAGCGATATGGTCATTCACGACCTTACGCTGCGTGATCCCAAGGGCATCTTTGCGACAAGTCCGGAGGTGCGCGTCGACTGGTCTCCATTTCAGTATATTCGCAACCATATTCAGGTGCGCGCCGTCACGTCGCCGCGCATCCTCATCCTGCGTAGCCCGCAATTCAATCAGACGCCGTCCGATCCGAACGCGCCTTGGTTGCCAAATCTGGATATCGACATCGATCGATTGAAGATCGACCGCCTTGAACTTGCGCCGCCTGTCACCGGGGCACGGCGGATCGTCGCGATATCGGGCGCTGCTCATATTGCAGATGGCCGAGCACAGATAAACGCCGATGCGCGCGCCGACAGTGGCGATCGCTTGCGGGCTTCGCTCGACGCAGTGCCTGACCAGAACCGGCTGACGATGCAGGGGCGGCTGGATGCGCCCGGCAACGGCATTGTCGCTGCTATGACTGGCATCAAGCAGCCGCTGACGATGACGCTTGATGGCAAAGGAAGCTGGCAGGCGTGGAATGGCAAGCTGCTGACCACGGCGCCGCAGGGCCGCTTGGTCGACATCTCGCTGGCGGCACGCAACGGCACGTTCACCGCCAAAGGTCCGCTGCGTCCCGGATTGGTTATGGAAGGGCCGGTTGAGCGCCTGACGTCACCTGAACTTGCGCTCGACATGACAGCGACGTTGGCGGAGCGCCGCATGAACCTGCGCGGAAGCCTTCGGTCTTCGGCTTTGGCAGCGAATGTGGACGGATTGATCGACCTCGCGAAAAGCCGCTTCGGTAATTTGAAGGTCAACGCACAGTTGCTGACGCCCGGCGCGATCATGGAGAAAGTGCGTGGCCGCGATGTGCGCGCGGCGGTCGTGCTCGACGGCCCATTCGCAACACCCTTCATCGATTACGATGTGACTGCCGCGCAACTGGCGTTCGATGCGACGGGTATCGAGGGTCTGCGCGCCAGCGGGCGCGCGGTGATAGACGCCGATCGCATCCGTATTCCGCTTACTGCGCAGGCGCGGCGGGTGACTGGCCTTAACGCGGCGGCGGGCGGGTTGCTCCAGAATCTCCGCCTCAAGGGGGATTTCGCCTATGCTTCGGGCAAGCTCATCAGCGATAATCTCAAGATCGACAGCGACAAGGTGGACGCAACTGCCATCGTACTGGCCGACTTGCCGAACGCGATCTACCGGGGCGCGCTTAAAGGGCGCGTCAATGACTATCGCATAGATGGCGTGGGCATCGTCAACCTGACGACCGATGTCGAACTGGTGCCGGGCGCGAAGGGCGGCTTCGGCTTGTCGGGTCGCTTCGGTGTGCGTACCGCGCGCCTCGACAACGCAAGTGTGCGTGATTTCCTTGGCGGCAATGCATTAATTACCGGGCGGATCGGCATGACGCCCGAAGGCACGTTCACGCTGGCGCAGTTGAAGGGTGCTGCGCCAAGCTTCACGATATTATCGGGGTCGGGCCGTTACGCGACTAACGGCGCGGTATCCTTCGATGCAGCCGCAACGTCGCGTCAATATGGGCCTCTCGCGCTTTCGGTCCGGGGAACGCTTGATCGGCCGCAGGCGGTGCTGCGAGCGGCGCGGCCCAATGTGGGCGTGCAACTGAACAATGTCGTCGCAAAACTGAATGGCGAGGCCGCAGGCTATCGTCTGGAGGCAACCGGCGGCTCGCCCTATGGTCCGTTCTTCGCGAATGTCTTGATCCGCACCGCGCGTGGGCCATTGACCATCGACATTTCGAAAGCGCGGTTTGCGGGTGTCGACTTCGCCGGAACCTTACGGCAGAGCGCCCAGGGTCCGTTCACGGGCCGACTGAGCATGAATGGATCGGGCATAGCGGGCGCTGTCCTGCTGGCCAATGCCGGCGGTGTGCAGGGCGTGGATGTCAGCGCCACTGCCAGTAACGCAAAACTGCCCGGCGACCTCAACATCGTCATCGGTCGCGCCATCGTGAATGCGTCGATCATGCTCTACGAAACGCCGCAAGTGGTTGCCGACGTGCAGTTGGCCAACACCGCTTATGGCGAATATGTCGTGCGGCAGGCGCGGGGCAAGGTGAATTACCGTGGTGGTCGCGGGACGGCACAACTGGTCGCCAATGGCACCAGCGGCGTGCCTTTCAACATCGCCATGAACGCGGCGTTGCGGCCCAACCTCTATGCCGTTGCGCTGAAAGGTCGCGCAGACCGCGTGGATTTCAGGCTCGCAAAGCCTGCGATCATCCGCGCCGATCGCAATGGCTACCGTCTTGAACCCGCGACCCTCGTCTTGCCTCAAGGGTCCATCAACTTCGCAGGCAAATTTGGCGACGAGACGACGCTACAAGCGCGGTTCAAGGACTTCGACCTTGCCATCGCCAACATCTTCACGCCGGGTTTGGGCGTGGGAGGAACAGCGACCGGAACACTCGACTATGTGCAGCGAGGCGCGGCATTCCCGACTGCTACGACGCGGGTGTCTGTTGCCAACTTCACGCGCAGCAGCTTGTCCGCTGTGTCCGAGCCCGTAGCGATCGCGATGGAAGGTAAACTCCAGAACGGTAACGGTGATTTGCGCGCGCTCATCCGCAAAAATGGCACATCGGTAGGTCGCGCCATCGTGACACTGCGCGGTGCAGGCGGCGGAAGCTGGACGAACCAGTTGATGCAGGGTGCACTGGGTGGAGGCATCCGTTACAACGGGCCTGCCGATGTGCTGTTCTCCTTTGCAGGACAGCCCGACCAGCAATTGACCGGCGGCATAGCGCTGGCGGCAGACTTCAGCGGACAAGCCAATGACCCGAGGTTCAATGGCCTGGTCCGCGCCAATGCGCTGACGTATGAGAACGAGACGTTCGGCACCAAGGTTACAAGCATGCAGTTGGATGGCCGCTTCACACGCGATCTGCTTGAAATCCGCCGCTTCAATGGCCGCGCAGGCGATGGCAGTGTGCAGGCTTCCGGGCGCGTCAGCCTGTCAGCCGCCAGCGGATTTCCGATGGATATTCGGGTCGTGCTCGACCGTGCACGACTGGCGCGCAGCGATGCACTTGGAACTGTCGTATCGGGCAATCTCGCGATCACCAATTCTCCCGCCAATGGAGCGCTCGTCGCGGGTGACTTGCGCTTGCCGGAGTTGCGCTACCAGATCATCCGGCAGGGTGGCGCACAGATCCGCGAACTGACCGGTGTGAGGCGAAAAGGCGAAGCCCTCACTCCGGTGAACGCTGTCAGCACCGGCGCGCCGCCCAGCTTGTTCAAACTCAACATTCGCGTGCGCGCCGACAATCAGATTTTCGTAAGCGGCATGGGTCTGGAATCGGAGTGGAAAACCGACTTGCGGATTACCGGCACCACCGCCGCGCCAAAGATCGCGGGTGGACTGGATGTCATTCGGGGCACTTACAGTTTCTCGGGCAAGCGCTTCGAATTGACGAAGGGGAGCATCCGCTTCAACGGCAGCGATCCCTATAATCCGTCTATCGTGATATCGGCCAGCACCTCGGTGGAGGGCGTGACGGCGATATTGAATGTCACCGGCACGGCGCAACGACCGGAAATCGCCTTCACCTCCACGCCGAACCTGCCGCAGGATGAAGTCTTGTCTCGTATCCTGTTCGGCAGCAACGTCTCGAACCTGTCGGCAACGCAGGCGATCCAGTTGGCCGCTGCGCTGAACAGCCTGCGCGGGAGCGGTGGAGGGCTGAATCCGCTCGGCAAGCTTCAGGGCGCGTCCGGTATCGATCGCCTGCGCATATTGGGTGCGGACAATGCAACAGGGCGTGGCACAGCCCTTGCGGCGGGCCAGTACCTCACGAACAATGTCTATGTTGAGATTATCACCGACGCGCGCGGCTTCACTGCGACTCAGTTGGAGGTCGCACTTTCGAAGGCCCTGAGCGTGCTGTCCCAGACCGGGGGCGCGACGGGGACATCCGTTAACGTACGATATTCCAAAGATTACTAAGCGGAGAGGAACAACCGCCCGCGTGCAGCATTGCCCTGATGGGGTTGAACAGGGAGATATGCTGTGGGTTTTGTAGTCAGGCTTTTCGCAGCGACCGCCGGTACGCGTACTGCGGCTGCTGCGGGTAAGTACGGTATCATAGGGACTGCGGCGGGGCTGCTTGTCACCAGTGCGATCCTGCGCTGGCCGGGCAAAGCGTTTCTGCTGGGTACGGCCTATGGTCTGCGGAAGCTTTGGTTGAAGCAAAATGAGCCAGTCGCATTGCTGGAACACCGACCTGCGTCGGCAGACACCGTACCGCTGAATCAGCTCACGGAAAGCCCTAGTGCTGCAATCTGATCGCAAGGGAGCAGGCGCAACCAGCCCGCGCGAGTTACCCGGTCCCGCCTGGAAGGCGATATTGGGAAGAGTCTGGACGAACAGCGGCCGGCACAATCTTGGCCTCATGTCGGCTGGCGTCGCTTTCTATGCATTCCTTTCCTTCGTTCCGCTATTGGGCGCGCTGGTAATGAGTTATGGGTTATTGGCCGATCCGGCGGTGGTGGCTCAGCATATGCGCACGATCATCGAACTGGTGCCCAAGGACGCTGCCAAGCTTATCTATGAGCAACTGATTAACCTCACAACGGCGGCAGCGAGCAAGAAGGGCCTGGGGCTGATCGTCGCGTTGCTCGTGTCGATCTATGGCGCGACCCGCGCGTCCGGCGCGATCATCACCGCACTCAATGTCATCTATGAGGAGGACGACAAACGCGGGATCATCAAAGGCACGTTCACGGCCTTTGTGCTCATCGTCGCCGCTGTCATTATTGGGATCGTGGGTGTTCTTGCAGCCACCATGCTCGGCTACGCGCAGTCGCTTCTGAGCTTTCTGGGTCCAGTCGGTGTGACGCTCATTCGTATCGTCACATGGCTTGCCGCTGGCGCGCTTTGCTGCGTGACGATCGCGGGCATGTACCGGTTCGCGCCGGACCGGTCCGATGCCCGCTGGAAGTGGCTGAGCCTTGGGTCGGTAATCGCGACCTTGCTTTGGTTGGCGGCGACATTGGGGTTCGGGATTTATGCCGCGAAGTTTGGCGATTACGACGCGACCTATGGATCGCTGGGCGCGGTCGTGGTGCTGTTGATGTGGCTTTACGTGTCGGCCTACGCGATCCTGCTCGGCGGCCTCATCAACGCCGAAACCGAGCGCCAGACCGCGCGCGACACTACGACCGGGCCGGAGCGACCGATGGGAACACGCGGAGCCGTCATGGCGGATATGAGTGCAGCATCGAACAGCAAATCCGCCTCTGCTCATTAATGCATTTCACCAAAATGGATGGAAATAGTTACGGATAATCAATAATTTACTATATCTAAACACCATGATGGCATTCCGGTCGAAAGATCGAGCGGAAGGTCATCAAAAGTGCACAAGTCGAGCAAAGCCATAGTCTCAGTAGCAGCCATATTAGCGCTCTCCGCCTGTGGCGGTGGTGGTGCAGGGGAAAGCCAGCCCGCAGCGCAAGCGGGGGCAAACCCTGCCGCCGCCACAGTGACGATAACGCAGCCAGACGCTTCGGCGTCTCTGGTAACGATCCCGTCGCCGACGCCTCCCTCAAGCGCAAATACTGCCCTTCCGACGCTTTCCACGCCTCCCGCAACGGTGGTCGAGACGCCGACTTTGCCCACGAACTCTCCGTCGCAAGATGCTGAAGCGACAGCGGAAGTCATGTCGCCGGCAGGCTGGAGGGCCATGTCAACTATGACCCTTAATTTGCGTCAGCAAAATGCGGGGGCAGACTGGAACTATGCACAGATGAGCGGCGGTATCCGCCGCTATGAATTGCGTGATGGTGATGTCATTCCAGGAGAAAGATCCGTGGGGTCCGAAAGATCGGAATCCTATGACTCGAACCATTTCGATGTTGGCAAGACCTATCAGGCGACCTTCAAGTTTATGATTGAGCCGGGGGCCACGAATGCCGCGCCGTGGCTCCTTCTTTCTCAAATTGCTTCTCAGCTCGATCCAGGCGAGGCGGCGCACAGCCCGCCTTTCGCTATGGAATTGGCAGGAGACAAGCTTCGCATCGTGACCAGAGACTCAAGTGCTGCGCTTTCCACAGCTGCCGACGTTCGATATGTCAGGCAGTATGACGACAGCCAGCCCATGACCCGCGGCCGCTGGTACGACATCAAGATGCAATTTGCGTTCGGGCCGTCCGGTAACGGAATGCTCAAAGTGTGGCGAGACGACAAGTTGCTGGTCAACTTCACCGGCGCTTTCGGGTTTAACGACGTGGTCGGACCCTATTTCAAACAGGGCGTTTACCGCAGTGCCGCGCCACAGACCATAGCGATCCAGTTCAAGGATCTCGCCTTTGGAGCCGCAAAATAGACGGCGCGGCCTGCATCGCTATTGCCTTCGCACGCTGGCCTGTCACAGGGCGGGTGCATGATACCCAGGATATTGATCGACACCGCAGAGATTCCCGGCACCGCTGCCGAAGGCGGAGAGCAGCTTAAATTGTTCCAGCGTGGCGAGGAGTTCTCGATCATGCTGGGCAGCAATGAGTTGATGAACAGTCGGCTCAGCGGATCGGAGGAAGCTTTGGCCGCTATGGCCCATGCGCGCGTGGGCGGACGGCCTGCGGCATCGATCCTGATTGGGGGCTTAGGGATGGGGTTTACGCTTCGCGCTGCCCTGCGGCTGTTCCTAGAAGATGCACGCATTGTCGTAGCCGAACTCGTTCCTGCGGTCGTGACTTGGGCGCGTGGTCCGTTGGCGCCGATATTCGCCGACAGCCTCGCCGATCCTCGCGTTAGCATTGTAGAGCGCGATGTCGGCGACCTTATTGCTGAAGCGGATCGCCGACACGACGCGATCCTGCTGGACGTGGATAATGGTCCGGACGGGCTGACGCGGGCGAGTAATGACAGGCTCTACAGCGCGCGCGGCCTCGGCGCGGTTCGCAAAGCATTGCGTCCGGGAGGCGTGTTGCTGGTGTGGTCGTCAGGCCTAGACGCTGCCTTCACACGCCGCCTGCGAGATGCCGGTTTTGTGGTGGAAGAGCACGTCGTTCGCGCAGCCCGGAGTGGGAAGGGCGCGCGGCATGTCATCTGGATCGCCAAAGCGCCAGCCTAGCTGCCGAGGGAACGTCATCCGCCACGAACTGTTGATGTCCAAACTCTTGGAGAATGACATCATGATTAGGAAGCTGGCGTTGGCCGCAGTAGCGGTATTCGTGGGTAAGAAGCTGCTGAACAGCCGGCAGACAGGCGGAGGCACCGGGCTGTCCGGCGGCCATCAGGCGTCAGGCGAGCATGTCCCCACCGATCTGCTGGGGGATACGCGTCCAAGCCCGGATCATCGTGCGCCCGAAGCGTTCCGGCCCGATCCGCACGCCATTTCCACGCCCGAGGAGCGCGAGGCGATGCGGCCGGTGACTATTCCGCTTCGGCACTGAACAAGGCCGTTTTCAACGTCCAACCAAGCTATCCCGCCGACCATGTTGCAGAGTTGTGCGACCTGCCTTAACCGACCAGCAGAGGAAGGGCGGACATGACACAAACTGCGGTTTCAGCAGAATCAGTGGGCTTCGATGTCGCGCGACTGGCGCGGATCGTCCCCTTCCTTGAAAAAAATTTCATGGCGTCCGGCCTGCTTCCGCATGCCCAGTTGCTGATATCCCGGGAAGAGCAACCCGTGCTGTCCGCAAGCCTGGGGCAAGCGCGGGACGGCGGCCCCGCGTTAGGCGAAGATGCTTTGTTCAGGATCGCTTCCATGACGAAGCCGATAACGTCGGTCGCCTTCATGATGCTGGTGGAGGAAGGACTCGCTGCGCTCGATACGCCCGTCCACGACGTCCTGCCTGAGTTTTCTGAAATCAGAGTCAGAACCGGAGGCGGCGAAGACGGGACGCCGTTCACTACGCGTCGAGCAGACTCGCCGATGCGCATGATCGATCTGTTGCGGCACACGTCCGGCCTTACGTACAGCTTTCAGGAACAAAGTCCCATCGACGCCGCCTACGCCGCGCAAAAGCTGGACGTGTTCCATCAACCGCGTACGTCGGACGAATTCATATCCGCCGTATCCCAATTGCCGCTCGAATTTTCACCCGGCTGCGGTTGGAACTATTCCATATCGACTGACGTGCTGGGGATAATCATCGAGCGGCTTTCCGGGATCGCCCTCCCGGATTTCTTCTCTGATCGTATCTTTGCGCCGCTAGGAATGGCCGACACGTTCTTCACGCTGACAGCCAGCCATGAGCCGCGTCTGACCGATGCCTGGCAGATCGATGATGCTGGAACACGCACTCTTTACGATCGCGGCGCGAGCAGCCGTTGGCGTTTGCCGCTCAAATGCTATTCGGGCGGCGGCGGATTGATCTCTTCGACCAATGATTATCATCGTTTCTGCCAGATGTTGCTGCGTGGAGGCGAACTGGACGGCGCGCGTATCCTCTCGCCCAAAACCGTCGCACTGATGACGGCGAACCATCTGCCGGACGGCGGAGACCTTGCGGCCAATTCGCAATCCCTGTTCAGCGAAAGCCAGTATGCCGGAGTTGGATTTGGCCTCGGTTTTGCCGTCACTCAAGATCCCGCCGCCACGATGATCCCTGGGTCGGTAGGCGAGTATAATTGGGGCGGAATGCTATCGACCTTCTTCTTTGTCGACCCCGTGGAACGGCTGATTGCCGTATTCATGACGCAAGTCATGCCGTCCAGCGCCGTCCAGGTGCGCCGCGCACTGAAGACGCTGATCTATGCGGCGATGACGGAAAGTCGCGCGTAGCTACAAAGGGGCTGAAGTCGGCATTCGCATTAGAATTTAAGAAAGGCTTGGCGCGCTATCGAGTGCTGTGCAATCTTCCCCATTGATAAAGGGGAGGGTGCGGCTTCGTTTCCGCATGGGGTTTTCGCGATCATGAATCTTAACACGCTCAAGTCGAACCTTCCAAAGCCTGCGCCCCGACAGTCCGATCCTACGGCACTGGCGCATGAAATCGTCGAGCGGTTGACCTACCGGATCGGCAAGGATGCCGCAGCCGCCCAACCGCACGACTGGCTGCATGCCGTCATCCTTTCGATCAGGGATCGCGTGATCGAGGCTTGGATCACCTCGACACACAAGACGTATGAAGAGCGGGGGCGGCGGGTCTATTATCTCTCGCTGGAATTCCTCATCGGGCGATTGATGCGCGATGCAGTGTCGAACATGGAATTGCTCGACGAGATGCAGCAGGCGCTGGCGTTGCTGGATGTGAACATCGACGTGATCGCCGAACTGGAGCCGGATGCGGCGCTTGGCAATGGCGGCCTCGGACGGCTGGCTGCGTGTTTCATGGAGAGCATGGCGACCGTCGATGTGCCCGCTTACGGATATGGCATCCGCTATGTGAATGGCATGTTCCGGCAGGAGGTGTCTGACGGCTGGCAAGTCGAGCTTCCCGAAACCTGGCTAACGCATGGCAACCCTTGGGAATTCGAACGTCGCGAGGCCAGCTACGAGATCGGCTTCGGCGGCCTCGTCGATCCCGCCGAGGGAAACGACGCCAGCCCGCACCAGATGGCGTGGAAGCCGATCGAGCGCGTGATTGCTACGGCCTATGACACGCCCATCGCCGGGTGGCGTGGCAAGCGCGTCAACACGCTGCGGCTCTGGGAGGCGCAGCCGATCGATCCGATCCTGCTGGACCGGTTCAACGCAGGTGACCACTTCGGCGCTCTACAGGAAAGCAATCGTGCCGAAGCCCTGACCCGCGTGCTCTATCCCGCTGACAGTTCGCCAGCGGGCCAGGAGCTACGTTTGCGGCAGGAATATTTCTTCTCTTCCGCCTCGTTGCAGGACATTGTTCGGCGGCACATCCAGTATTTCGGCGATGTGCGTACCCTGCCGGACAAGGCAGCGATCCAACTTAACGACACGCATCCGGCGGTGTCCGTCGCGGAATTGATGCGCCTGTTGCTCGACGTGCATGGCCTGGATTTCGACGAAGCGTGGGACATAACGCGTCGCACCTTCAGCTACACCAACCACACGCTTCTGCCTGAGGCTTTGGAAAGCTGGCCCGTTCCTCTGTTCGAGCGGCTGCTGCCCCGGCACATGCAGATCGTCTATGCGGTAAACAGCCGTCTCCTGGCCGAAGCACGGCGCAAGGGCGGTTTCGACGATGCAGCCATCGGCACCATCTCGCTGATCGACGAAGGTGGCGAACGCCGGGTGCGCATGGGCAATCTGGCGTTCGCCGGATCGCACAGCATCAACGGCGTGTCGGCCCTGCATACTGACCTGATGAAGCAGACGGTGTTTGCCGACTTTCATCGTCTCTATCCCACTCGGATCAACAACAAGACCAATGGCGTGACGTTCCGCCGCTGGCTGATGCAGTGCAATCCGGGGCTATTCGGCCTGATCCGTGAGGCTATCGGCGACCGCTTCATGGACGATGCCGAGGCGCTGCGTGATCTGGACGCCTTTGC encodes:
- a CDS encoding translocation/assembly module TamB domain-containing protein; the encoded protein is MAEEQTATVARRPAWQRIALWVGGVVLALILLIAVLLVGLNTSPGKRFLVKQIAALQLESGMRIGIGRIDGSIYSDMVIHDLTLRDPKGIFATSPEVRVDWSPFQYIRNHIQVRAVTSPRILILRSPQFNQTPSDPNAPWLPNLDIDIDRLKIDRLELAPPVTGARRIVAISGAAHIADGRAQINADARADSGDRLRASLDAVPDQNRLTMQGRLDAPGNGIVAAMTGIKQPLTMTLDGKGSWQAWNGKLLTTAPQGRLVDISLAARNGTFTAKGPLRPGLVMEGPVERLTSPELALDMTATLAERRMNLRGSLRSSALAANVDGLIDLAKSRFGNLKVNAQLLTPGAIMEKVRGRDVRAAVVLDGPFATPFIDYDVTAAQLAFDATGIEGLRASGRAVIDADRIRIPLTAQARRVTGLNAAAGGLLQNLRLKGDFAYASGKLISDNLKIDSDKVDATAIVLADLPNAIYRGALKGRVNDYRIDGVGIVNLTTDVELVPGAKGGFGLSGRFGVRTARLDNASVRDFLGGNALITGRIGMTPEGTFTLAQLKGAAPSFTILSGSGRYATNGAVSFDAAATSRQYGPLALSVRGTLDRPQAVLRAARPNVGVQLNNVVAKLNGEAAGYRLEATGGSPYGPFFANVLIRTARGPLTIDISKARFAGVDFAGTLRQSAQGPFTGRLSMNGSGIAGAVLLANAGGVQGVDVSATASNAKLPGDLNIVIGRAIVNASIMLYETPQVVADVQLANTAYGEYVVRQARGKVNYRGGRGTAQLVANGTSGVPFNIAMNAALRPNLYAVALKGRADRVDFRLAKPAIIRADRNGYRLEPATLVLPQGSINFAGKFGDETTLQARFKDFDLAIANIFTPGLGVGGTATGTLDYVQRGAAFPTATTRVSVANFTRSSLSAVSEPVAIAMEGKLQNGNGDLRALIRKNGTSVGRAIVTLRGAGGGSWTNQLMQGALGGGIRYNGPADVLFSFAGQPDQQLTGGIALAADFSGQANDPRFNGLVRANALTYENETFGTKVTSMQLDGRFTRDLLEIRRFNGRAGDGSVQASGRVSLSAASGFPMDIRVVLDRARLARSDALGTVVSGNLAITNSPANGALVAGDLRLPELRYQIIRQGGAQIRELTGVRRKGEALTPVNAVSTGAPPSLFKLNIRVRADNQIFVSGMGLESEWKTDLRITGTTAAPKIAGGLDVIRGTYSFSGKRFELTKGSIRFNGSDPYNPSIVISASTSVEGVTAILNVTGTAQRPEIAFTSTPNLPQDEVLSRILFGSNVSNLSATQAIQLAAALNSLRGSGGGLNPLGKLQGASGIDRLRILGADNATGRGTALAAGQYLTNNVYVEIITDARGFTATQLEVALSKALSVLSQTGGATGTSVNVRYSKDY
- a CDS encoding YihY/virulence factor BrkB family protein; protein product: MLQSDRKGAGATSPRELPGPAWKAILGRVWTNSGRHNLGLMSAGVAFYAFLSFVPLLGALVMSYGLLADPAVVAQHMRTIIELVPKDAAKLIYEQLINLTTAAASKKGLGLIVALLVSIYGATRASGAIITALNVIYEEDDKRGIIKGTFTAFVLIVAAVIIGIVGVLAATMLGYAQSLLSFLGPVGVTLIRIVTWLAAGALCCVTIAGMYRFAPDRSDARWKWLSLGSVIATLLWLAATLGFGIYAAKFGDYDATYGSLGAVVVLLMWLYVSAYAILLGGLINAETERQTARDTTTGPERPMGTRGAVMADMSAASNSKSASAH
- a CDS encoding autotransporter assembly complex protein TamA, with the translated sequence MQLRVTGLKIWALAASVSIAAIASAQEQPAPATPPADVIIDDQSFNAQLPPLGEDLNAPLPSIDTYLDNDAATAPSAVTQLPPAQDPKTEAELAQPLVPLNNVDVQPVEVARDDDAQKPAEVRYSFTVQGLDEVGLDDRFKELSALQDGKGKADTAAMIQARAREDEALAVRLLKSEGYYDATALASLDRGSGENAGLVAVLTVTPGKQYKLGEIVVTAPPTTPPDLIRKNLPLNTGDPIISERIEAAEANVALELPRNGYPFVDIGQRDIVLDGASVTGDYTLPVETGPRSRFRGITTSGKPAFGADHIAVLARFDRDDLYDSRQVDDLRRALTATSLFSSVSVEPVRTGEIAADGTEYVDMQVEQDAGPARTLAGDAGYGTGQGFRAEATWTHRNLFPPEGALILNAVGGTQEQGVGATFRRSNAGRRDRTVQASISANHQDYAAYEAFTATLAGSISRVSTPIFQKRWTWSYGFEVLASNEKTLNLATGDSSRLTYFIGALPGQLGYDLSDDLLNPTKGMRATIRVSPEASLQGNVSPYVRASFDLSGYYPVSDSLVIAARTRLGTISGTSLDNVAPSRRIYAGGGGSVRGFGFQELGPKDANNDPVGGRSVNEFAVEARYRFGNFGIVPFLDAGQVYNGSIPKFSDIRFGAGIGGRFYTNFGPFRADVAMPLNRQPGESKVAVYIGIGQAF